One window from the genome of Yamadazyma tenuis chromosome 7, complete sequence encodes:
- the DSE1 gene encoding daughter-specific expression- protein (EggNog:ENOG503P64E; COG:S): MDFYQPTLLFRQNAIRRSPESSQSSLDLVEYKTRNPSWIFDPNTSRDTKILNKICSLDRLNIKSNYWKIPDNNMNLTAMAIKTNDNNGTLAISSANDNSNLFIYEVDLQDAYLKHHNTISLPNIHAMKWVPGTSNLLVTGNSKGYGHLISVPEPGNQTSAEIVKRFNHRKHLRSINKDSSILHQSSSKIDKMAFNSNRSLISIYDNNLFNWDVNDCTAAARPKPVSITSINGLANFDTSPNANVLGICGRFGVSIFDLRDPQFSVPRAVENECKKTKLGSNLIKWSDDEYIFAASHLDGVIRLWDVRKQDCFGTLNAQHGSSVSSMQWVDGDLFSGGRNGHIIHWDLTSDITDYDYDLQRCGVKEGLNSVQFDPVANQADDIAGQRSCGTILPASNTSIISLETVETVDDLKVLSIDGSSFFGLHSRIYDAVDVQYRSQKLYYTHDDLVMMGERSDETLVNDTGSIHSLEKPLAITRKNTTASSAKSISRNNSISVVRNTSMASHKSITSIRSTNSVAEIEVPTGSTDTLLNMPIETAELDVDFKFGPASRSNSQSSSSVVMSPESLNSFAASFDSVATTVDEQPVPEASTHKYTLSDIQFDDDLSFGINSSYLVT, encoded by the coding sequence TTTTACCAACCCACCCTCCTTTTCAGACAAAACGCCATCAGAAGAAGTCCTGAAAGCAGCCAGCTGAGTTTGGACTTGGTTGAGTACAAAACAAGAAACCCTTCTTGGATCTTCGACCCCAACACTTCCAGAGACACAAAGAttctcaacaagatctGCTCTCTTGACAGACTCAACATCAAATCCAACTATTGGAAAATCCCTGATAATaacatgaacttgacaGCTATGGCCATAAAAACAAATGATAATAATGGAACCCTCGCCATTTCATCAGCAAACGATAATTCCAACCTCTTCATCTATGAGGTCGACCTTCAGGATGCATATCTCAAGCACCACAACACAATTTCACTTCCAAACATCCATGCCATGAAATGGGTTCCAGGAACATCAAACCTTTTAGTGACCGGTAACAGCAAGGGGTACGGCCATTTGATATCGGTACCGGAGCCTGGAAATCAAACAAGTGCAGAAATAGTAAAGAGATTCAACCACAGAAAACATCTACGGTCTATTAACAAAGACTCGAGCATCCTCCACCAGTCTTCATCTAAAATCGATAAAATGGCATTCAACTCAAACCGGCTGTTGATCAGTATCTATGATAacaatctcttcaactGGGATGTTAATGATTGTACGGCAGCAGCCAGACCTAAACCTGTTTCGATCACCAGCATCAACGGACTTGCCAATTTCGATACTTCTCCCAATGCCAACGTTCTCGGGATCTGTGGACGGTTTGGTGTGTCAATATTTGACCTCCGTGACCCACAATTTTCAGTTCCCAGGGCAGTTGAAAATGAGTGCAAGAAAACCAAGTTGGGTtccaatttgatcaaatggTCCGACGACGAGTatattttcgcagccagcCATTTGGATGGAGTAATAAGGTTGTGGGATGTGAGAAAACAAGATTGTTTCGGAACACTAAATGCCCAGCATGGCAGCCTGGTTAGCAGTATGCAATGGgttgatggtgatctttTCAGTGGTGGCCGTAATGGACACATTATTCATTGGGATTTGACGAGTGATATCACCGACTACGATTACGATTTACAACGGTGCGGTGTTAAAGAAGGGCTCAATAGTGTTCAGTTCGACCCGGTGGCCAACCAGGCTGACGATATCGCGGGCCAGAGACTGTGTGGTACTATTCTTCCTGCTTCCAACACGAGCATTATTTCACTTGAAACAGTCGAAACAGTCGACGATTTGAAGGTTTTATCCATTGATGGAAGCTCTTTCTTTGGACTCCATTCACGCATATACGATGCTGTGGATGTACAGTACCGCTCACAGAAACTCTACTATACCCACGATGACCTCGTCATGATGGGTGAACGCTCGGACGAGACCTTGGTCAATGATACAGGCCTGATCCATAGCCTAGAGAAGCCACTTGCTATCACTAGGAAAAATACCACAGCATCGTCGGCCAAATCAATTTCCAGAAACAACTCCATTTCTGTGGTCCGCAACACCTCGATGGCTTCTCACAAGTCCATCACATCCATTAGGTCCACCAATTCTGTCGCTGAAATTGAAGTACCCACCGGTTCTACTGACACCCTTCTCAATATGCCGATTGAGACAGCAGAACTTGATGtggacttcaagtttggGCCAGCATCGAGGTCCAACAGTCAAAGCCTGAGTCTGGTGGTTATGTCGCCCGAGTCGCTCAACTCATTTGCTGCTTCTTTCGACTCGGTGGCCACCACTGTGGACGAGCAACCGGTCCCAGAAGCGTCCACACATAAGTACACGCTTTCAGATATCCAATTCGATGACGACCTTAGTTTTGGCATCAACAGTTCGTACTTAGTAACATAG